In Haladaptatus paucihalophilus DX253, the following proteins share a genomic window:
- a CDS encoding TIGR00341 family protein, translated as MREFHVHTPDDEREAVASILDEYDVDYTVVSEDAGSALFFFPLPTAMVEPILDEFRDSGLDAEVDTVSTKAELVETPNFTELRQRYSGSVQKLSKAELHAKIREMQWPYQLYYLGTLLSVIAAAAGLLLDQPALIIGSMIIAPQVSSALAAPAGVLLGDWELFVDSVREQGLGLGVAILAAALFGWVVRWTGVVPPGLSILHVELVGVRLAPTALSTLGAIIAGIVGAFGYTTEQSTTIIGVMIAAAIIPAAAATGLAIAWATPLLAVGAFLLLLVNILAINIGALVTLLGMGYAPRWAEEDGSFRESIPSGRRTAVYGTLAILLLATVGTGVLTGTNVAFSRTTNRNVETTLDRPAYSNLSLSGVQTAYGGMGWRSTPANVTVVVSRSSNTAYSDLPTLLERQIERDANRNVHVTVEFTESGTANARNTSNTYRSFPHPRVSSPHGA; from the coding sequence ATGCGAGAGTTCCACGTCCACACGCCTGACGACGAACGGGAGGCCGTCGCGTCGATTCTCGACGAGTACGATGTCGATTACACGGTCGTGAGCGAGGACGCGGGGAGCGCGCTCTTTTTCTTTCCGCTTCCGACCGCGATGGTCGAACCGATTCTCGACGAGTTTCGAGACTCGGGACTCGACGCGGAGGTCGATACCGTCTCGACGAAGGCGGAGTTGGTCGAGACGCCGAACTTCACCGAACTCCGACAGCGGTACAGCGGGTCCGTTCAGAAACTCTCGAAAGCCGAACTGCACGCCAAAATCCGGGAGATGCAGTGGCCGTATCAACTCTACTACCTCGGGACGCTCCTCTCCGTCATCGCGGCCGCCGCGGGGTTGCTGCTGGACCAACCGGCGCTCATCATCGGGTCGATGATCATCGCGCCGCAGGTGAGTTCCGCCCTCGCGGCACCGGCCGGCGTTCTCTTGGGCGACTGGGAGTTGTTCGTCGACAGCGTGAGAGAACAAGGGCTCGGCCTCGGCGTCGCGATACTCGCCGCGGCGCTGTTCGGATGGGTCGTTCGGTGGACGGGGGTCGTCCCGCCGGGGTTGTCGATACTGCACGTCGAACTCGTCGGCGTCCGACTCGCGCCGACCGCCCTGTCCACGCTCGGTGCCATCATCGCCGGTATCGTGGGCGCGTTCGGCTACACGACGGAACAGTCCACGACCATCATCGGCGTCATGATAGCGGCTGCGATAATCCCGGCGGCGGCGGCGACGGGACTCGCAATCGCGTGGGCGACGCCGCTGCTCGCCGTCGGCGCGTTTCTCCTCCTGCTCGTCAACATCCTCGCCATCAACATCGGCGCGCTGGTCACGCTCCTCGGGATGGGGTACGCGCCGAGATGGGCGGAGGAGGATGGGTCGTTCCGCGAGTCGATTCCGTCCGGGCGACGAACGGCGGTGTACGGGACGCTCGCCATCCTCCTGCTCGCGACGGTCGGGACGGGGGTTCTGACCGGGACAAACGTCGCGTTCAGTCGGACGACGAACCGGAACGTGGAAACGACGCTCGACCGACCCGCGTACTCGAACCTCTCCCTGTCGGGGGTGCAAACGGCGTACGGCGGAATGGGGTGGCGGTCGACGCCCGCGAACGTGACGGTGGTCGTCAGTCGTAGTTCCAACACGGCGTACAGCGACCTCCCCACCCTGTTGGAGCGGCAAATCGAGCGAGACGCGAACCGGAACGTCCACGTTACCGTCGAATTCACCGAGTCGGGAACGGCGAACGCGAGGAACACCTCGAACACGTATCGTTCGTTCCCGCACCCCAGGGTTTCGAGCCCGCACGGAGCGTGA
- a CDS encoding DUF2243 domain-containing protein codes for MSHQRDAFGGVTRRALLAAGIFGFGFSGLIDVLVLHLVLQWHHLVSGLYPQTTMAGLRTNMLADGLFSITMVVIMGIGGGLLWRAERRAASPLPVRPIAGSAVVGLGAFDLYDVLVDHVLLGLHQPLSRGGRYNPHWMVVSLLIIGAGLYVYRTGSSEGRETPSENV; via the coding sequence ATGAGTCATCAACGAGACGCGTTCGGCGGCGTGACGCGGCGAGCACTCCTCGCTGCCGGTATCTTCGGATTCGGATTCAGCGGCCTGATAGATGTACTGGTGCTCCACCTCGTGTTGCAGTGGCACCACCTCGTCTCCGGCCTGTATCCGCAAACCACGATGGCAGGACTGCGAACGAACATGCTCGCCGACGGGTTGTTCTCCATCACCATGGTCGTCATCATGGGAATCGGCGGCGGACTCCTCTGGCGGGCCGAACGACGCGCGGCGAGTCCGTTACCCGTTCGCCCGATAGCCGGTTCCGCCGTCGTCGGCCTGGGCGCGTTCGACCTCTACGACGTTCTGGTCGACCACGTGCTTCTGGGACTCCACCAACCCCTCTCGCGGGGCGGTCGCTACAATCCCCACTGGATGGTCGTCAGCCTCCTCATCATCGGGGCCGGTCTCTACGTCTACCGAACGGGGTCGAGCGAGGGACGGGAAACTCCCTCCGAAAACGTCTGA
- a CDS encoding sulfite oxidase, translated as MQPKDHRERDPADRPDAPLDERYPGLKVLTESPENAQTASREHLENYLTPREEHYIRTHHRTPKIDAEEWAVSLTGMVENEVELSVAEIKHDYPTESVVHMMECSGNGRAYFDPDAEGDQWTVGAVGSAVWTGTPVRAVLEAHEAATDDGLWLSVMGGEAKEDEDVFCRSIPMGKVLDDCLLAYEMNGEPMTPEHGYPLRLLVPGWFGNNSVKWVDRMHVMETMVSGDEWESKGGRDYTEYQQSSYRIVPAQDDEPERYESVETFSTYEQMRKTDEIRNAYCFDQLVKSLITSPTGDATPSTDGRVEITGVAWSGDDAVERVEVSVDGGETWNDAEFVGPDLGRHAVRKFRYVWDATAGEHALLSRATNEEGRTQPATVSDPDEGLRGITDGKYPWNEKGYGNNAYRPLGVSVSVEE; from the coding sequence ATGCAACCGAAAGACCACCGCGAACGCGACCCGGCGGACCGACCGGACGCGCCGTTGGACGAGCGCTATCCGGGGTTGAAGGTGCTAACGGAATCGCCGGAGAACGCACAGACCGCCTCCCGGGAACACCTCGAAAACTACCTGACGCCGCGCGAGGAGCATTACATCCGAACTCACCACCGGACGCCGAAAATCGACGCCGAGGAGTGGGCGGTTTCGCTGACCGGCATGGTCGAGAATGAGGTCGAACTCTCGGTGGCGGAGATAAAACACGACTACCCGACCGAATCGGTCGTGCACATGATGGAGTGTTCGGGGAACGGACGGGCGTACTTCGACCCCGACGCGGAGGGGGACCAGTGGACTGTCGGCGCGGTCGGGAGCGCGGTGTGGACCGGGACGCCGGTTCGTGCCGTCCTCGAAGCGCACGAGGCCGCCACCGACGACGGACTATGGCTGTCCGTGATGGGCGGGGAAGCGAAAGAGGACGAGGACGTGTTCTGTCGGTCGATTCCGATGGGAAAGGTGCTGGACGATTGCCTGCTTGCATACGAGATGAACGGCGAACCGATGACGCCGGAGCACGGCTATCCGCTTCGCCTCCTCGTCCCGGGGTGGTTCGGGAACAACAGCGTCAAATGGGTCGACCGGATGCACGTCATGGAAACGATGGTGTCGGGAGACGAGTGGGAGTCGAAGGGCGGACGCGACTACACGGAGTACCAGCAGTCCTCGTATCGAATCGTTCCGGCCCAGGACGACGAACCGGAGCGCTACGAGTCGGTGGAGACGTTCAGCACGTACGAACAGATGCGGAAGACCGACGAGATTCGAAACGCCTACTGCTTCGACCAACTCGTCAAGTCGCTCATCACGTCGCCGACGGGCGACGCCACGCCGTCGACCGACGGGCGGGTCGAAATCACGGGCGTCGCGTGGTCCGGTGACGATGCGGTCGAGCGCGTCGAGGTGTCGGTCGACGGCGGCGAGACGTGGAACGACGCCGAGTTCGTCGGACCGGACCTCGGACGCCACGCCGTCCGAAAGTTCCGGTACGTGTGGGACGCGACGGCGGGAGAGCACGCGCTGCTCTCTCGGGCGACCAACGAAGAGGGACGCACACAACCGGCGACCGTCTCGGACCCCGACGAGGGTCTTCGCGGGATTACGGACGGAAAATACCCGTGGAACGAGAAGGGGTACGGAAACAACGCCTACCGCCCGCTCGGCGTCTCCGTTTCGGTCGAGGAGTAG